A DNA window from Schistocerca gregaria isolate iqSchGreg1 chromosome 2, iqSchGreg1.2, whole genome shotgun sequence contains the following coding sequences:
- the LOC126334562 gene encoding uncharacterized protein LOC126334562 isoform X2, whose protein sequence is MSQELHVLQCYSCETFQVFGRGSGKDCRAHVQRLNEDKRRKETFVLNRRIQIQCAENAVDTGTNIPSVKSSKWNKYLSDEDDDEHSDDSVPSELVISGTSKMCKQQTIQNYSANATVNICGENIGVSPGNRNGKLTHLNETPFNENEVIQSHVSKSSFTYFSTGDDTYSDYKSRGTNRVCDLQRNSSPLCFTLLPETSTSTALLSCDSQQEIVSDISSDNFASNTWNAVFGKQQLCETDVGDIISPKCEIKRQEEEKATMQLQSHICRSSVTDSGNITKNLEKNVKQFFSDKYNEDELDEILKF, encoded by the exons GTGTTTGGAAGAGGAAGTGGAAAGGACTGTAGAGCTCATGTTCAACGACTCAATGAGGATAAGAGGAGGAAAGAGACCTTTGTTTTAAATAGGAGAATACAAATCCAgtgtgcagaaaatg ctGTGGACACTGGAACAAATATTCCAAGTGTAAAAAGTAGTAAATGGAACAAGTATTTatcagatgaagatgatgatgaacatTCTGATGATTCAGTGCCTTCTGAGCTAGTAATCTCAGGTACATCAAAAATGTGTAAACAGCAGACCATTCAAAATTATTCTGCCAATGCCACTGTTAATATCTGTGGAGAGAATATTGGTGTCTCACCAGGGAACCGGAATGgaaaattaacacatttaaatGAAACCCCCTTTAATGAAAATGAAGTCATACAATCCCATGTTAGTAAAAGTTCTTTTACATATTTCTCTACAGGAGATGATACTTATAGTGATTATAAATCAAGAGGCACAAACCGTGTTTGTGACTTGCAAAGGAATTCATCTCCTCTCTGTTTTACTTTGCTACCAGAAACATCGACATCTACAGCACTGTTAAGTTGTGACAGTCAGCAGGAAATTGTTTCTGATATTAGTTCTGATAACTTTGCTAGTAACACATGGAATGCAGTTTTTGGCaaacagcagctgtgtgaaacagATGTTGGAGATATTATCTCACCCAAGTGTGAAATAAAGAGACAGGAAGAGGAGAAAGCTACAATGCAGTTACAGTCACATATTTGTAGAAGCTCTGTCACAGACTCGGGCAATATaacaaagaacttggaaaaaaatgttaaacaatttttttctgacaaaTATAATGAAGATGAGCTagatgaaatattgaaattttaa